The following is a genomic window from Thermoplasmata archaeon.
CGGGAAGCGGAGCTTGCCCCGTTCGGATACGAGGTACACCTGTCCGTCCGTTTCGACGAAGAGATGCTCGCGGGGTCGCTTGCGGGCCACGGAGGCGGGGAGTGGGTCGGAGAAATATGAATCCTCGCCGCGTCACGCGCGGAGCTTCAAGGCGACGGAGACCCCGTCCCGTTCCGGAAGGATCGTCGCGAGCATCCGCGGATCCTTCGCGAGGCGCTCGTTGTAGAGGCGGATCGCCGCGGTATCCTTGGAGCGGTCCTTGGGATCGGCAACGGAACCGTGCCAGAGCACGTTGTCCGTGACCAGGAGGCCGCCGACCCGGAGGCGCGCGATGCACGGTTCCAGGACGTCCGGGTAGCCGTCCTTGTTGATGTCCACGAAGATCAGGTCGAAGGGGCCCTCCAGATCCTCCAGGATCTCCTGCGCAGGTCCCACGAGGATCGTCACGCGGTCCCTCACGCCCGTGCGGACCAGGTTCGCCTCCGCGGTCTTCGCGGTCTCCGGGTCCGCCTCGACGGTGATCAGCTCGCCTCCGGGCGGGAGGGCGCGCGCGAACCACGTGCCCGAGTAGCCGATGGCCGTACCGAGCTCAAGGATGCGACGCGCGCCGACCGCTTTCGCAAGGAGGTGAAGGAAGCTCCCCTCGGCCGCGCCGACGATCGGCCAGTCGTCTCGGAGGCCTTCATCCTCAACCGAGCGCAACGCGTCGTCCCCCCGGTTCGCGAGGGAATCGATGTAGCCCGCGAGGTGCGGCTCGATGGCA
Proteins encoded in this region:
- a CDS encoding O-methyltransferase, which translates into the protein MPRRRDPNWAAIEPHLAGYIDSLANRGDDALRSVEDEGLRDDWPIVGAAEGSFLHLLAKAVGARRILELGTAIGYSGTWFARALPPGGELITVEADPETAKTAEANLVRTGVRDRVTILVGPAQEILEDLEGPFDLIFVDINKDGYPDVLEPCIARLRVGGLLVTDNVLWHGSVADPKDRSKDTAAIRLYNERLAKDPRMLATILPERDGVSVALKLRA